One segment of Streptomyces glaucescens DNA contains the following:
- a CDS encoding DUF6233 domain-containing protein, with protein MGRSPVRTVSRTAGRGVAAAEAARRLAPAPPEWRLQSIRTMAGPKALRVQAGDCSMGGAKPVGREETRRLLTEGVEPWPYRSPDKALGRPVERERRSVGAVVRKRPPPAMPYACRYSPVRCTGIRRCRSSE; from the coding sequence GTGGGTCGTTCACCCGTGCGCACGGTTAGTCGCACCGCCGGGCGTGGGGTCGCCGCGGCGGAGGCGGCTCGCCGGCTCGCGCCGGCGCCGCCGGAGTGGCGGCTGCAGTCGATCCGGACCATGGCGGGCCCAAAGGCTCTGCGGGTACAGGCCGGTGACTGCTCTATGGGCGGCGCCAAGCCGGTCGGCCGTGAGGAGACGCGGCGGCTGCTCACCGAGGGCGTCGAGCCATGGCCGTACCGCAGCCCCGACAAGGCGCTCGGCAGGCCAGTCGAGCGGGAAAGGCGGAGCGTCGGCGCTGTGGTCAGGAAGCGACCCCCGCCAGCGATGCCGTACGCGTGCAGGTACTCGCCGGTGCGGTGCACGGGCATCAGGAGGTGCCGTTCGAGCGAGTAG